Sequence from the Rutidosis leptorrhynchoides isolate AG116_Rl617_1_P2 chromosome 3, CSIRO_AGI_Rlap_v1, whole genome shotgun sequence genome:
AGGAAGCAAACATGTACCTTTTAGAAAGCTCTTTTGTGTCATTGCTCTCTTCAACGTTAACATCTAAATACAAGTACAGTTAGCACAGCATAATATTCTTAAACTACTTTAAAATATATTGTGCAGCATTACATGCAATGTTACCCAGCCCGACCCATTTTAACACACACAAAAAAAACCCAGTTCAAAATATTACCCAGCCCGACCATTTTCCCATGTCTCCCTCTGTGTCAAAAGAATAAGACTAGCAAAACTTTGGACAACTTTACTTTTAATTACACGATAACACAAAAAGCCATACACTACAAGCTTACTGTATGGAACATACCTGCTTCGAttgcatcatcgtcatcatcatcttccGGATCAGCGTCTAAATCAGAACCCCAACGATCTTTCCCATTATCAAAGTCCCAACGCTCACCTTCTGGAGGCATCCAGAAATCTTCTTCCTCCGAGTCACTATCCTTTTCTTCAGGATCCCTAACTTCCGAAATGATCTTACTGACATCATTCTCCatgaccttcttcttcttcttctccttcttctccttcttcttcttcttcttcttcttcttcaacccaTCTCCTTCACTCGTTGAAGCTTTTTCTGGTTTCTGCTCGCCTTCTTCTTCCATCAAACCATTTGATGCTTCCTTTTCAGCTTCCTGTTTCTCTGTTTTAACAATAGCGTTCATACTTTATATGTGGCACACAGATTTTTCTAAAGATAAAAGTTACATAGCTGAAACATTTATGTTCCTGTTAtgagttattggtaaaacaaaaaTACGGAAATTCTAGTAGTGGATAAAGGGATTATGACACATGCATAAGCATACTCCCTCTTGATTTTTAACGTATTGGTTTACGTTAAGAAAAACCCTAACTTAATTTCATGCCTTAATATCATAAACACACAAACCACTTCAAACAAGCATCATCAATAACCTTCTTAATACCTAAGTTCGATTTTTTTGTAAATTTCAATCATCTGATAAACAAACAGAGAAGTAGTCAACTAGTCACATAACAAACATAAAACAATAAACAATCATTCGATAAGGATTTGCAGAAAAATATAATTGAAACCATATAAAAACACAAACCTAGCATGGTGAGGAAACGTTTTCCAGTGATATGCTTCCATATATGCTCCTCACTTTTATTCACTGTATGCCCTGTTAGCTTGCAAATTAACTTAGACCTGCCGTACACCAAACATAAATCAGCACACATTATAATCACATTCAAAGAGCAAACTTTTTTTAATGTGAGGTAAATACTTATTCATCTCTCCTGAAAAGAAGTGCAAAATTCAATTTTTGCCACACATAGATCTATACTTTGCTGAATACCTACTCAAATATAGTTCAATTTTACAGTTTACACTCTTCGAgtaaaccctaatattatttaaaaagtatactGTTAGCTTGCAAGTTGCAAATTAACATAAAGCAGCCATACACATCAAAATAACAAAATGCAGTAATATATCAAGCTATTGAGTAAACCCTAAATTGATTGAACAAAATTGGGGAAAGTAAATATACCGGCAAAGGGGGTCTTGATTGAACATATTGAGAGGTGGTTTATTACGAGCCAAAGCGGAATCGATGAGTCCGAGGCGGCAGTGTTTGGTTTGTGCATACGATTCACGAGCATCTGCGGGCAATTCGTGGCCGGTTTGGACGCATTTGTAACGGCCGTTTTCGAGCTTTTTGAACTTAGGTTTGCCTAATAAGAATTTACCTTCATTCCGTTGTTGTTGTTCatcttgttgtggttgttgttgttgattgCTTTCATTGTTCTTCTTTTTACCCATTATTAAGTTATGCAGGAAGCTGAATTCTGGATTTCTACAGGAGTATAATCTGTTTGATTTTGCGTTATGCAGAAGGAGACGGTGTTTTGTTTAGGGCAAACGGGTTGCGAGCAACTTTTTAATGGGTATTTTGTATTGTATCGTTTTCTTGAGTAAATTACATAAATGTCCATATGGTATACCAACTACTTTATCGCACAATATTTTTGGaagacaaatttttttttattaactaCTATCTCAGCTTGTGTTGGGTGATATTTAATCTCCAACTACTTATATAAACTATTGATATAAAAGTATAAGCACATGTTGGCAGGCCGACCCGACCCGACCCAACCCATTTTGACACACAAAATTACTCAGATTTGACCAATTACCTCTTTCCTGTGGAAAATGCCAGCAGCAAGAGCTGCAGAAGCATTTGTCTCAGAGAAAACCTCAGAGAAGTATTCGACAGTTCCTGCACCACTACTTGCAATTACGGGAATACTAACAGCATCAGAGAAGTTGATTTGGAAGATCCTTAATGGTAGAGGTATCCCAAGTAGGTGTATAAGAGCTATTATGGACATGTACCAGGGGGCGAAAACTCGCGTTCGGACGACATTAGGATACACAGAGTATTTCCCAGTAGAAGTAGGTTTACATCAAGGATCTGCTCTTAGCCTTATTTTTTCGCTTTAGTCTTAGACGAGTTATCTCAAAGGATACAAGGAGTATCCCTTGGTGcttgatttttgccgatgatattgttTTAGTATCGGAATCCCAGGATGAGCTAAACAGAAGGCTGGAGCAATGAAGGAATGCCCTGGAACAAAATGGACTTCGGATTAGTAGACTTAAATTGGAGTATCTTAGATGTGACTACGGGAGGATCGAAGATCACAATGATACAGT
This genomic interval carries:
- the LOC139896276 gene encoding uncharacterized protein codes for the protein MGKKKNNESNQQQQPQQDEQQQRNEGKFLLGKPKFKKLENGRYKCVQTGHELPADARESYAQTKHCRLGLIDSALARNKPPLNMFNQDPLCRSKLICKLTGHTVNKSEEHIWKHITGKRFLTMLEKQEAEKEASNGLMEEEGEQKPEKASTSEGDGLKKKKKKKKKEKKEKKKKKVMENDVSKIISEVRDPEEKDSDSEEEDFWMPPEGERWDFDNGKDRWGSDLDADPEDDDDDDAIEADVNVEESNDTKELSKRTKRMSIELEPIDSASKKKKKTQST